The proteins below are encoded in one region of Sander vitreus isolate 19-12246 chromosome 24, sanVit1, whole genome shotgun sequence:
- the arl13b gene encoding ADP-ribosylation factor-like protein 13B isoform X2 gives MFSLMANCCNWLKRWREPARKVTLVMVGLDNAGKTATVRGIQGENPEDVAPTVGFSKVDLKQGKFDVTIFDLGGGKRIRGIWKNYYSESHGVVFVVDSSDVQRIQETRETMAEVLQHPRIAGKPVLVLANKQDQEGALAEADIIENLSLEKLVNENKCLCQIEPCSAVLGYGKTFDKSIKKGMKWLLSNIAKDYEAITERVQKDTAEQRAQEDQDKKERAERVRRIRAERERQEQEEAEREGRQIQEEKLDDENIPSPFQPISNVIMENEDKEKERKRQQEPQAARTNTPKTDADQEEEENEDDSDQEPGNTRQTPENPSSAATGEQDKKKTRKLHLKRKHRVDPLRTEDGPAESPTPPPPPEFYKKPLPPLANKPRPNSDTQDVIV, from the exons ATGTTTAGCCTGATGGCGAATTGCTGCAACTGGCTGAAACGTTGGCGAGAGCCTGCAAG GAAAGTGACTCTGGTTATGGTGGGACTGGATAATGCAGGGAAGACAGCCACAGTACGAGGAATCCAAGGAG AGAATCCCGAGGATGTGGCTCCTACAGTGGGCTTTTCCAAGGTTGACCTGAAGCAGGGCAAGTTCGATGTGACCATCTTTGACCTGGGTGGCGGGAAGAGAATCCGGGGCATCTGGAAGAACTACTATTCGGAGTCGCACGGCGTGGTGTTTGTGGTGGACTCCAGCGACGTCCAGAGGATCCAGGAGACACGGGAGACCATGGCCGAGGTTCTCCAGCACCCGCGCATCGCAGGGAAACCTGTGCTAGT GCTTGCCAACAAACAAGACCAAGAGGGAGCGCTGGCTGAAGCAGACATCATTGAGAACCTGTCGTTGGAGAAGCTTGTTAACGAGAACAAGTGTCTCTGTCAGATT GAGCCATGCTCAGCCGTTCTAGGCTATGGCAAAACGTTCGACAAGTCCATCAAGAAAGGCATGAAGTGGCTCCTCAGCAACATTGCCAAAGACTACGAGGCCATTACTGAGCGCGTGCAGAAGGACACGGCCGAGCAGCGCGCACAGGAGGACCAGGACAAGAAGGAGAGGGCGGAAAGAGTGCGGCGGATACGGGCGGAGAG AGAACGGCAGGAGCAGGAAGAGGCCGAACGTGAGGGCAGGCAGATCCAGGAGGAGAAGCTTGATGATGAAAACATTCCGAGCCCCTTCCAACCAATCAGCAACGTGATTATGGAG AACGAGGataaagaaaaggagaggaagaggcaaCAAGAGCCGCAGGCCGCGAGGACCAACACCCCGAAGACAGATGCTGatcaagaggaagaggagaacgAGGACGACAGCGACCAAGAGCCAGGCAACACAAGACAAACGCCGGAAAATCCCAGTTCAG CCGCAACAGGCGAGCAAGACAAAAAGAAGACGAGGAAGCTGCACCTGAAGAGGAAGCACAGGGTGGACCCGCTGAGGACGGAGGACGGGCCAGCAGAGAGCCCcacccctccacctcctccag AATTTTACAAGAAGCCCCTCCCGCCTCTTGCGAACAAGCCGCGGCCTAACAGTGACACTCAAGACGTCATTGTTTAA
- the arl13b gene encoding ADP-ribosylation factor-like protein 13B isoform X1: MFSLMANCCNWLKRWREPARKVTLVMVGLDNAGKTATVRGIQGENPEDVAPTVGFSKVDLKQGKFDVTIFDLGGGKRIRGIWKNYYSESHGVVFVVDSSDVQRIQETRETMAEVLQHPRIAGKPVLVLANKQDQEGALAEADIIENLSLEKLVNENKCLCQIEPCSAVLGYGKTFDKSIKKGMKWLLSNIAKDYEAITERVQKDTAEQRAQEDQDKKERAERVRRIRAERERQEQEEAEREGRQIQEEKLDDENIPSPFQPISNVIMENEDKEKERKRQQEPQAARTNTPKTDADQEEEENEDDSDQEPGNTRQTPENPSSAATGEQDKKKTRKLHLKRKHRVDPLRTEDGPAESPTPPPPPVGWATPKVSRLPKLEPLGDSRHSEFYKKPLPPLANKPRPNSDTQDVIV, encoded by the exons ATGTTTAGCCTGATGGCGAATTGCTGCAACTGGCTGAAACGTTGGCGAGAGCCTGCAAG GAAAGTGACTCTGGTTATGGTGGGACTGGATAATGCAGGGAAGACAGCCACAGTACGAGGAATCCAAGGAG AGAATCCCGAGGATGTGGCTCCTACAGTGGGCTTTTCCAAGGTTGACCTGAAGCAGGGCAAGTTCGATGTGACCATCTTTGACCTGGGTGGCGGGAAGAGAATCCGGGGCATCTGGAAGAACTACTATTCGGAGTCGCACGGCGTGGTGTTTGTGGTGGACTCCAGCGACGTCCAGAGGATCCAGGAGACACGGGAGACCATGGCCGAGGTTCTCCAGCACCCGCGCATCGCAGGGAAACCTGTGCTAGT GCTTGCCAACAAACAAGACCAAGAGGGAGCGCTGGCTGAAGCAGACATCATTGAGAACCTGTCGTTGGAGAAGCTTGTTAACGAGAACAAGTGTCTCTGTCAGATT GAGCCATGCTCAGCCGTTCTAGGCTATGGCAAAACGTTCGACAAGTCCATCAAGAAAGGCATGAAGTGGCTCCTCAGCAACATTGCCAAAGACTACGAGGCCATTACTGAGCGCGTGCAGAAGGACACGGCCGAGCAGCGCGCACAGGAGGACCAGGACAAGAAGGAGAGGGCGGAAAGAGTGCGGCGGATACGGGCGGAGAG AGAACGGCAGGAGCAGGAAGAGGCCGAACGTGAGGGCAGGCAGATCCAGGAGGAGAAGCTTGATGATGAAAACATTCCGAGCCCCTTCCAACCAATCAGCAACGTGATTATGGAG AACGAGGataaagaaaaggagaggaagaggcaaCAAGAGCCGCAGGCCGCGAGGACCAACACCCCGAAGACAGATGCTGatcaagaggaagaggagaacgAGGACGACAGCGACCAAGAGCCAGGCAACACAAGACAAACGCCGGAAAATCCCAGTTCAG CCGCAACAGGCGAGCAAGACAAAAAGAAGACGAGGAAGCTGCACCTGAAGAGGAAGCACAGGGTGGACCCGCTGAGGACGGAGGACGGGCCAGCAGAGAGCCCcacccctccacctcctccag tgggATGGGCCACACCCAAAGTTTCTAGGCTGCCAAAACTAGAACCACTCGGGGACTCGAGACATTCTG AATTTTACAAGAAGCCCCTCCCGCCTCTTGCGAACAAGCCGCGGCCTAACAGTGACACTCAAGACGTCATTGTTTAA
- the LOC144512555 gene encoding gamma-glutamylaminecyclotransferase-like isoform X1 has translation MCLLSCNHMARVFVYGTLKKGQPNYYRMFESANGTAEFLASACTTQKYPLVIAGKYNIPFLLNIPGQGHRVQGEIYKVDDKMLKFLDDFEGVPTMYQRTQVDLEVKEWVGKTEGEERPAAGSSTEAFVYSTTAYQPDWPSLPGYESYDAYADHGLEYVTREGRD, from the exons AT GTGTCTGCTCTCCTGTAACCACATGGCTCGTGTCTTCGTCTATGGCACCCTGAAGAAGGGGCAGCCCAACTACTACCGTATGTTTGAGAGTGCCAATGGTACGGCGGAGTTCCTCGCCTCGGCCTGCACCACCCAGAAATACCCACTTGTGATCGCCGGCAAGTACAACATCCCTTTCCTCCTCAACATCCCCGGCCAAGGTCACCGAGTCCAAGGAGAGATTTATAAAGTAGACGACAAGATGCTGAAATTCCTGGATGACTTTGAAGGGGTTCCCACCATGTACCAGCGGACTCAGGTCGATCTGGAGGTGAAGGAGTGGGTGgggaagacagagggagaggagaggccGGCAGCAGGGAGCAGCACAGAAGCGTTTGTGTACAGCACGACTGCGTACCAGCCAGACTGGCCCTCACTGCCCGGCTATGAGAGCTACGACGCATATGCAGATCATGGGCTCGAGTATGTGACCAGAGAAGGACGAGACTGA
- the LOC144512555 gene encoding gamma-glutamylaminecyclotransferase B-like isoform X2: MARVFVYGTLKKGQPNYYRMFESANGTAEFLASACTTQKYPLVIAGKYNIPFLLNIPGQGHRVQGEIYKVDDKMLKFLDDFEGVPTMYQRTQVDLEVKEWVGKTEGEERPAAGSSTEAFVYSTTAYQPDWPSLPGYESYDAYADHGLEYVTREGRD; encoded by the coding sequence ATGGCTCGTGTCTTCGTCTATGGCACCCTGAAGAAGGGGCAGCCCAACTACTACCGTATGTTTGAGAGTGCCAATGGTACGGCGGAGTTCCTCGCCTCGGCCTGCACCACCCAGAAATACCCACTTGTGATCGCCGGCAAGTACAACATCCCTTTCCTCCTCAACATCCCCGGCCAAGGTCACCGAGTCCAAGGAGAGATTTATAAAGTAGACGACAAGATGCTGAAATTCCTGGATGACTTTGAAGGGGTTCCCACCATGTACCAGCGGACTCAGGTCGATCTGGAGGTGAAGGAGTGGGTGgggaagacagagggagaggagaggccGGCAGCAGGGAGCAGCACAGAAGCGTTTGTGTACAGCACGACTGCGTACCAGCCAGACTGGCCCTCACTGCCCGGCTATGAGAGCTACGACGCATATGCAGATCATGGGCTCGAGTATGTGACCAGAGAAGGACGAGACTGA